The Eurosta solidaginis isolate ZX-2024a chromosome 4, ASM4086904v1, whole genome shotgun sequence genome includes a window with the following:
- the LOC137247537 gene encoding uncharacterized protein produces the protein MNYNGARALFLLQTIWCLQLTHAIMSHPETKKPNALTPNNRLGGSYLSQQRPLWILEDRVRQNDYAEFNYSTDPYNSYQTQHKQIQEQQKLYSNAPQIIQTRQRQPHAISVPQQKRPMHAKYIAHPRPRRPSQRLRTYKHTPRAYFAQHYQPLRRVNFQRRLKEKQTRFTNSKLMQQSHRREQYIPRLSLPTFDSVPGDDSLDAAPIFIYTGPKGAIILNTMLSAPTYQMQEPVPGQVLYPPNVPIFRPKPIVERFRMPGSAQILNLTLIPFYAHEAVDMPHVSRMLQQDAALSQEATTMQPTVVYETSTVKSSFSSAADTKSTPETLRWRMKKSKHYSAYHSPNEVQWTPMSADRLRYHTASTTPFPLTAPSPPQNHRFAADMVTASTTSASFNNYEITYKSDADSAENTVERDELSHNDNRLGNIYVDDSLEKPATSSQTTQRVSSRYALTKELYAFPIFTLGKLLKKEPMAGEKHLAEAMVESTLDNPLAPAQVHQEKHVTQSVVDSDSEAEENAVNDEDDVETWFILNSRYKGQRSQKNNEYRLSSKYVHTTDQREPNEISS, from the exons ATGAACTACAATGGAGCGAGGGCGTTATTTTTACTGCAAACAATTTGGTGCTTACAACTCACACACGCAATAATGAGTCATCCAGAGACAAAGAAGCCTAACGCTTTGACCCCCAACAATAGGCTGGGCGGTAGCTATCTCAGTCAGCAGCGACCACTTTGGATATTGGAGGATCGAGTGCGGCAAAACGATTACGCAGAGTTTAATTATTCCACAGATCCTTATAACAGCTATCAAACACAGCATAAACAAATAcaagaacaacaaaaattatatagCAATGCACCGCAAATCATACAAACTCGTCAACGTCAACCACATGCAATTTCTGTGCCACAACAAAAGCGACCAATGCACGCAAAATACATAGCACATCCACGACCTCGGCGTCCTTCGCAGCGCCTGcgcacatacaaacacacaccacGCGCATATTTTGCGCAGCATTATCAACCTTTGCGACGTGTAAACTTTCAGCGCCGCCTAAAGGAAAAACAAACACGCTTTACGAATTCCAAGTTGATGCAGCAATCACATCGACGTGAACAGTATATACCACGTCTTAGCTTGCCCACCTTTGATAGCGTACCGGGTGATGATAGTTTGGATGCAGCACCAATATTTATTTATACTGGACCGAAAGGCGCAATCATTTTAAATACGATGTTAAGCGCGCCCACATATCAGATGCAAGAGCCCGTACCAGGACAGGTACTTTATCCACCTAATGTGCCCATATTTCGACCCAAACCCATTGTAGAACGCTTCCGTATGCCGGGTAGTGCACAAATTTTAAATCTTACACTAATACCATTTTATGCGCATGAAGCCGTAGATATGCCACATGTGTCGCGCATGCTACAGCAAGATGCTGCTTTGAGTCAGGAGGCAACAACCATGCAACCAACAGTTGTGTATGAAACATCAACTGTCAAGTCATCATTTTCGAGCGCTGCGGACACTAAATCAACGCCAGAAACGCTAAGATGGCGTATGAAGAAATCAAAACATTACTCCGCCTATCACTCACCAAACGAAGTACAGTGGACACCAATGTCAGCGGATCGGTTGAGATACCACACAGCGTCAACAACACCCTTCCCTTTGACAGCGCCTAGTCCACCACAGAATCATCGATTTGCCGCTGATATGGTGACTGCATCGACAACGTCTGCTTCGTTCAACAACTATGAAATCACCTACAAATCTGATGCAGATAGTGCAGAAAATACGGTAGAGCGAGATGAGCTGTCACACAATGACAATCGGTTAGGAAATATCTATGTTGACGATAGTTTAGAAAAACCTGCCACATCCTCCCAAACAACGCAAAGAGTGAGCTCGCGTTACGCGTTAACCAAAGAGTTGTATGCATTTCCGATATTTACGTTGGGCAAGTTATTGAAGAAAGAGCCAATGGCAGGGGAGAAACATTTAGCAGAAGCGATGGTCGAAAGTACGTTGGATAATCCGCTGGCGCCTGCACAAGTGCACCAAGAAAAGCATGTAACACAATCAGTAGTAGATAGTGATAGTGAGGCGGAGGAGAATGCCGTAAATGACGAGGATGATGTGGAGACTTGGTTTATATTAAATTCGAG ATACAAAGGCCAACGCAGTCAAAAAAATAATGAATATCGCCTTTCATCAAAATACGTACACACCACGGACCAACGAGAGCCAAATGAAATTAGTTCCTAG
- the LOC137248811 gene encoding uncharacterized protein isoform X1 — MLLPKLLICAVLLSSSLLQLVAAFWWEASSPTTTTESPQLALKQIPLTYFRTYTYQPLVGSPLASFPFFHQTASALPSSVLAGTARYDQSAFMPGHGFPMSLAFPQQQLPEFYQLPQQPLLQLRPKKIPSTATTRRPTTPRTTTTTTTTTTTTTPPPRTTPSSTTTTTSATDVRSFATYGSQPYPYPYPTFNRRAYMGYNSQYYRAAYPYPDQTILKSTPTADELNNRGGQLQFVPCMCPLSVSASSVERNAALLLQGRNAGGEDNNDDLSALDRSEDMNLPAEARVMYKQTESDQKEDEKSASNTISEAVNSESLLTQKLLKKVIEPAQEQLSTNKVEAESLRATRGAVESMADSTASAV, encoded by the exons ATGTTACTACCAAAGTTGCTGATTTGTGCTGTG TTGCTGTCCAGTTCACTGCTACAGCTCGTTGCTGCGTTTTGGTGGGAAGCGTCATCTCCAACTACCACAAC GGAATCACCGCAGTTGGCGCTTAAGCAAATACCACTCACATACTTCCGTACCTACACCTACCAACCGCTTGTTGGCAGCCCTTTGGCTAGTTTTCCCTTCTTTCATCAAACAGCCAGCGCTCTGCCATCATCCGTACTTGCAGGCACCGCACGATATGATCAGAGTGCATTTATGCCTGGCCACGGATTTCCTATGAGCTTAGCATTCCCACAGCAACAGCTGCCAGAATTTTATCAACTACCACAACAGCCACTATTGCAGTTGAGACCAAAAAAGATTCCAAGCACAGCAACAACAAGGCGACCAACCACGCCACGCACCACAACCACCACAACAacgacaacgacaacaacaacaccaccacCTCGCACAACTCCTAGTAGTACCACAACAACGACAAGTGCAACCGATGTTAGAAGCTTCGCAACTTACGGCTCACAACCTTATCCTTATCCATATCCCACATTCAATCGACGCGCCTACATGGGTTATAATTCACAATATTATCGCGCTGCTTATCCTTATCCAGACCAAACGATTTTGAAATCAACACCCACGGCGGACGAATTGAACAATCGTGGCGGTCAATTACAATTTGTACCTTGCATGTGCCCGCTGAGTGTGAGTGCGTCAAGTGTAGAGAGAAATGCAGCGCTCTTATTACAAGGACGTAACGCTGGAGGTGAAGATAATAATGATGACTTGTCGGCATTGGATCGCTCAGAAGACATGAATTTACCTGCAGAGGCGCGTGTGATGTACAAACAAACGGAAAGTGATCAAAAAGAAGATGAGAAAAGCGCATCTAACACTATAAGCGAAGCGGTTAATTCGGagagtttattgacacaaaagtTATTGAAAAAAGTGATAGAACCTGCTCAAGAGCAGCTGAGTACGAATAAGGTTGAAGCAGAGTCGTTGCGAGCGACGAGAGGGGCAGTGGAAAGTATGGCCGATAGCACAGCATCTGCCGTATAA
- the LOC137248811 gene encoding uncharacterized protein isoform X2 — translation MQLLSSSLLQLVAAFWWEASSPTTTTESPQLALKQIPLTYFRTYTYQPLVGSPLASFPFFHQTASALPSSVLAGTARYDQSAFMPGHGFPMSLAFPQQQLPEFYQLPQQPLLQLRPKKIPSTATTRRPTTPRTTTTTTTTTTTTTPPPRTTPSSTTTTTSATDVRSFATYGSQPYPYPYPTFNRRAYMGYNSQYYRAAYPYPDQTILKSTPTADELNNRGGQLQFVPCMCPLSVSASSVERNAALLLQGRNAGGEDNNDDLSALDRSEDMNLPAEARVMYKQTESDQKEDEKSASNTISEAVNSESLLTQKLLKKVIEPAQEQLSTNKVEAESLRATRGAVESMADSTASAV, via the exons TTGCTGTCCAGTTCACTGCTACAGCTCGTTGCTGCGTTTTGGTGGGAAGCGTCATCTCCAACTACCACAAC GGAATCACCGCAGTTGGCGCTTAAGCAAATACCACTCACATACTTCCGTACCTACACCTACCAACCGCTTGTTGGCAGCCCTTTGGCTAGTTTTCCCTTCTTTCATCAAACAGCCAGCGCTCTGCCATCATCCGTACTTGCAGGCACCGCACGATATGATCAGAGTGCATTTATGCCTGGCCACGGATTTCCTATGAGCTTAGCATTCCCACAGCAACAGCTGCCAGAATTTTATCAACTACCACAACAGCCACTATTGCAGTTGAGACCAAAAAAGATTCCAAGCACAGCAACAACAAGGCGACCAACCACGCCACGCACCACAACCACCACAACAacgacaacgacaacaacaacaccaccacCTCGCACAACTCCTAGTAGTACCACAACAACGACAAGTGCAACCGATGTTAGAAGCTTCGCAACTTACGGCTCACAACCTTATCCTTATCCATATCCCACATTCAATCGACGCGCCTACATGGGTTATAATTCACAATATTATCGCGCTGCTTATCCTTATCCAGACCAAACGATTTTGAAATCAACACCCACGGCGGACGAATTGAACAATCGTGGCGGTCAATTACAATTTGTACCTTGCATGTGCCCGCTGAGTGTGAGTGCGTCAAGTGTAGAGAGAAATGCAGCGCTCTTATTACAAGGACGTAACGCTGGAGGTGAAGATAATAATGATGACTTGTCGGCATTGGATCGCTCAGAAGACATGAATTTACCTGCAGAGGCGCGTGTGATGTACAAACAAACGGAAAGTGATCAAAAAGAAGATGAGAAAAGCGCATCTAACACTATAAGCGAAGCGGTTAATTCGGagagtttattgacacaaaagtTATTGAAAAAAGTGATAGAACCTGCTCAAGAGCAGCTGAGTACGAATAAGGTTGAAGCAGAGTCGTTGCGAGCGACGAGAGGGGCAGTGGAAAGTATGGCCGATAGCACAGCATCTGCCGTATAA